Proteins encoded in a region of the Bombina bombina isolate aBomBom1 chromosome 12, aBomBom1.pri, whole genome shotgun sequence genome:
- the NRARP gene encoding LOW QUALITY PROTEIN: notch-regulated ankyrin repeat-containing protein (The sequence of the model RefSeq protein was modified relative to this genomic sequence to represent the inferred CDS: inserted 1 base in 1 codon; deleted 3 bases in 2 codons; substituted 1 base at 1 genomic stop codon), whose amino-acid sequence MSQTEMSTCSTPHTQRVFQEAVRKGNTKEXQSLLQNMTNCEFNVNSFGSRRDRQHCIQSVIDGNLSWSNCLSSLGRHQVANRDGWSALTXQRMGGHQDIVLYLITKAKVLL is encoded by the exons ATGAGCCAGACAGAGATGTCCACC TGCTCCACTCCGCACACCCAGCGAGTATTCCAGGAG GCCGTGAGGAAAGGTAACACCAAGG TGCAGAGCCTTCTACAAAACATGACTAACTGTGAGTTCAACGTCAATTCCTTTGGGTCCAGAAGGGACAGACAGCACTGCATCCAGTCTGTTATAGACGGAAATCTGAGTTGGTCAAACTGCTTGTCAAGTTTGGGCAGACATCAGGTAGCCAACAGAGATGGTTGGAGTGCCCTCACATAGCAGCGTATGGGTGGCCACCAGGACATAGTTCTCTATCTAATCACCAAGGCAAAGGTACTCCTCTAG